A DNA window from Carassius gibelio isolate Cgi1373 ecotype wild population from Czech Republic chromosome A8, carGib1.2-hapl.c, whole genome shotgun sequence contains the following coding sequences:
- the LOC128018568 gene encoding CMRF35-like molecule 5 isoform X1 — MKVHLKILSVFVVLTGVLMKSGNVYEGTVGESVEIICSYQDDYKYTPKYFCRHPCYSNHVLIKSEKTDQVVSDGRYSLINIVSGRFFSVTIRNLRLTDSGDYYCGIEKWFSDTKNIVRLSVRPAAPVNRSTHTPENTETTHIWTTALTSTDTSISLSDKSDSYEQLSTTSSTVQSKESTSLDIDSVSIPVVCAGVLVLLVFGVLVALVSFCRKRSELKSRFQDSPALNQVSQTVYDVHHLYDEIVAENSPVGPARDGDSSIIYSTVQHCDPAPQNDVKDLYSVITHH; from the exons ATGAAAGTCCATCTAAAGATTCTCTCTGTTTTTGTAG TTTTGACCGGTGTGTTGATGAAGTCTGGAAATGTTTATGAGGGAACAGTGGGTGAATCGGTGGAGATCATATGTTCATATCAAGATGACTATAAATATACACCCAAATACTTTTGTCGTCATCCCTGTTACTCTAatcatgttttgattaaaagtgaAAAGACTGATCAGGTCGTCTCAGATGGAAGATACTCTTTGATTAATATTGTGAGTGGACGGTTCTTTTCTGTTACCATCAGAAATCTCAGACTCACAGACTCTGGTGATTATTACTGTGGAATTGAAAAATGGTTCAGTGATACAAAGAATATAGttcgtctgtctgtccgtccag CAGCTCCTGTGAACAGATCTACACACACCCCTGAAAACACAGAAACAACACATATATGGACAACAGCACTCACCTCTACAGATACATCCA TCTCTCTTTCAGATAAATCTGATTCATATGAGCAGCTCTCAACAACATCATCAACAGTCCAGTCAAAAGAATCTACATCACTGGATATAGACTCTG TCAGCATACCTGTGGTGTGTGCAGGTGTTCTGGTGCTGCTGGTGTTCGGGGTTCTTGTGGCGTTAGTGTCTTTCTGCAGGAAAAGATCAGAATTAAAGTCCAGAT TTCAGGATTCACCAGCTCTCAACCAG GTCTCTCAGACTGTATATGATGTTCATCACCTTTATGATGAAATTGTTGCGGAGAACAGTCCGGTTGGTCCAGCTAGAGATGGCGATTCTTCTATTATATATTCCACCGTGCAGCATTGTGATCCTGCTCCTCAGAATGATGTGAAAGATTTGTATTCAGTTATCACACACCACTGA
- the LOC128018568 gene encoding CMRF35-like molecule 1 isoform X2: protein MKVHLKILSVFVVLTGVLMKSGNVYEGTVGESVEIICSYQDDYKYTPKYFCRHPCYSNHVLIKSEKTDQVVSDGRYSLINIVSGRFFSVTIRNLRLTDSGDYYCGIEKWFSDTKNIVRLSVRPAPVNRSTHTPENTETTHIWTTALTSTDTSISLSDKSDSYEQLSTTSSTVQSKESTSLDIDSVSIPVVCAGVLVLLVFGVLVALVSFCRKRSELKSRFQDSPALNQVSQTVYDVHHLYDEIVAENSPVGPARDGDSSIIYSTVQHCDPAPQNDVKDLYSVITHH from the exons ATGAAAGTCCATCTAAAGATTCTCTCTGTTTTTGTAG TTTTGACCGGTGTGTTGATGAAGTCTGGAAATGTTTATGAGGGAACAGTGGGTGAATCGGTGGAGATCATATGTTCATATCAAGATGACTATAAATATACACCCAAATACTTTTGTCGTCATCCCTGTTACTCTAatcatgttttgattaaaagtgaAAAGACTGATCAGGTCGTCTCAGATGGAAGATACTCTTTGATTAATATTGTGAGTGGACGGTTCTTTTCTGTTACCATCAGAAATCTCAGACTCACAGACTCTGGTGATTATTACTGTGGAATTGAAAAATGGTTCAGTGATACAAAGAATATAGttcgtctgtctgtccgtccag CTCCTGTGAACAGATCTACACACACCCCTGAAAACACAGAAACAACACATATATGGACAACAGCACTCACCTCTACAGATACATCCA TCTCTCTTTCAGATAAATCTGATTCATATGAGCAGCTCTCAACAACATCATCAACAGTCCAGTCAAAAGAATCTACATCACTGGATATAGACTCTG TCAGCATACCTGTGGTGTGTGCAGGTGTTCTGGTGCTGCTGGTGTTCGGGGTTCTTGTGGCGTTAGTGTCTTTCTGCAGGAAAAGATCAGAATTAAAGTCCAGAT TTCAGGATTCACCAGCTCTCAACCAG GTCTCTCAGACTGTATATGATGTTCATCACCTTTATGATGAAATTGTTGCGGAGAACAGTCCGGTTGGTCCAGCTAGAGATGGCGATTCTTCTATTATATATTCCACCGTGCAGCATTGTGATCCTGCTCCTCAGAATGATGTGAAAGATTTGTATTCAGTTATCACACACCACTGA
- the LOC128018568 gene encoding CMRF35-like molecule 1 isoform X3, giving the protein MKSGNVYEGTVGESVEIICSYQDDYKYTPKYFCRHPCYSNHVLIKSEKTDQVVSDGRYSLINIVSGRFFSVTIRNLRLTDSGDYYCGIEKWFSDTKNIVRLSVRPAAPVNRSTHTPENTETTHIWTTALTSTDTSISLSDKSDSYEQLSTTSSTVQSKESTSLDIDSVSIPVVCAGVLVLLVFGVLVALVSFCRKRSELKSRFQDSPALNQVSQTVYDVHHLYDEIVAENSPVGPARDGDSSIIYSTVQHCDPAPQNDVKDLYSVITHH; this is encoded by the exons ATGAAGTCTGGAAATGTTTATGAGGGAACAGTGGGTGAATCGGTGGAGATCATATGTTCATATCAAGATGACTATAAATATACACCCAAATACTTTTGTCGTCATCCCTGTTACTCTAatcatgttttgattaaaagtgaAAAGACTGATCAGGTCGTCTCAGATGGAAGATACTCTTTGATTAATATTGTGAGTGGACGGTTCTTTTCTGTTACCATCAGAAATCTCAGACTCACAGACTCTGGTGATTATTACTGTGGAATTGAAAAATGGTTCAGTGATACAAAGAATATAGttcgtctgtctgtccgtccag CAGCTCCTGTGAACAGATCTACACACACCCCTGAAAACACAGAAACAACACATATATGGACAACAGCACTCACCTCTACAGATACATCCA TCTCTCTTTCAGATAAATCTGATTCATATGAGCAGCTCTCAACAACATCATCAACAGTCCAGTCAAAAGAATCTACATCACTGGATATAGACTCTG TCAGCATACCTGTGGTGTGTGCAGGTGTTCTGGTGCTGCTGGTGTTCGGGGTTCTTGTGGCGTTAGTGTCTTTCTGCAGGAAAAGATCAGAATTAAAGTCCAGAT TTCAGGATTCACCAGCTCTCAACCAG GTCTCTCAGACTGTATATGATGTTCATCACCTTTATGATGAAATTGTTGCGGAGAACAGTCCGGTTGGTCCAGCTAGAGATGGCGATTCTTCTATTATATATTCCACCGTGCAGCATTGTGATCCTGCTCCTCAGAATGATGTGAAAGATTTGTATTCAGTTATCACACACCACTGA